The following are encoded together in the Pleurocapsa sp. FMAR1 genome:
- a CDS encoding glycosyltransferase encodes MDFVTNKPIFLYVGQIVSRKGLKVLLEACLILQEWGYCDYTLLMVGDEEQRQELEAFASSKNLDKHIKWVGQIPYKYLGAYFQAADIFVFPTYEDIWGMV; translated from the coding sequence ATCGATTTTGTAACTAATAAGCCGATCTTTCTTTATGTCGGACAAATCGTTTCCAGAAAAGGATTGAAAGTCCTTTTAGAAGCTTGCCTAATTTTACAAGAATGGGGATATTGCGATTATACTTTGCTGATGGTAGGTGATGAAGAACAGCGTCAGGAATTAGAAGCTTTTGCCTCTAGCAAAAACCTGGACAAACATATTAAGTGGGTAGGACAAATTCCCTATAAATATTTAGGTGCTTATTTTCAGGCAGCAGATATTTTTGTTTTTCCGACTTATGAAGATATTTGGGGAATGGTATAG
- a CDS encoding sensor histidine kinase, with protein sequence MNTMLSDSVLFPILEEKYLQDLEVCGTALDLKPGEILYREGDAAYCFYVVLKGQVKVTKQLGASEIVVTLHHRGEFTGDLSMLTGGVAQATASSVDVSRVIQFQDFKELLKGCPRSIDLFVPALAERSKDLEVRLRQQEKLAALGKLSAGLAHELNNPAAAGRRAAKQLNIAIASLQQNMLSLRGKHFSAHHRQLMGELQQQAIAQANSKSTLSPLEQSDLEDELTDWLANKGVKNAWELSPSLVSAGIQPSQLETLAKDMESEAFSEALVWLEATLTMNGLVNEVEQSTSRISDLVGAIKNYSYMDRAAVQEIDLHEGLDNTLKILHHKIKYGVKVNKEYSTKIPKISAYGSELNQVWTNLIDNAIDGMDGKGELTIRTGLENNCVLIEIIDNGAGIPSEIQSRIFEPFFTSKEVGKGSGLGLDISRRIIIQKHQGNLRFESQPGKTNFQVRIPLTIDNQSKAS encoded by the coding sequence ATGAATACCATGCTGTCTGATTCAGTTCTCTTCCCAATTTTAGAAGAAAAATATTTACAAGATTTAGAAGTTTGTGGCACAGCTTTAGATCTCAAGCCAGGGGAAATTTTATATCGTGAAGGTGATGCCGCCTATTGTTTCTATGTAGTTTTAAAAGGACAAGTAAAAGTAACCAAACAGTTAGGCGCATCAGAAATTGTGGTTACTCTACACCATAGAGGTGAGTTTACGGGTGATTTAAGTATGTTGACTGGAGGAGTTGCCCAAGCAACTGCTAGTAGTGTTGATGTTAGTCGAGTAATTCAGTTTCAAGATTTTAAAGAACTACTTAAAGGCTGTCCTCGCAGTATCGATCTATTTGTCCCAGCTTTGGCAGAACGTTCTAAGGATTTAGAAGTAAGGCTGCGTCAGCAAGAGAAATTAGCAGCTTTGGGCAAATTATCGGCAGGATTGGCTCATGAGTTAAATAATCCCGCAGCAGCAGGCAGAAGGGCAGCAAAACAACTTAACATCGCGATCGCATCTCTACAGCAGAATATGCTCTCGCTTCGGGGTAAACATTTTTCCGCCCATCATCGTCAGCTAATGGGGGAATTACAGCAGCAGGCGATCGCTCAAGCAAACAGCAAATCAACTTTATCTCCTCTAGAACAAAGCGATCTCGAAGATGAATTAACAGACTGGCTAGCAAATAAAGGAGTAAAGAATGCCTGGGAGTTGTCACCTAGCTTGGTAAGTGCTGGGATACAGCCATCTCAATTAGAAACCCTGGCTAAAGACATGGAGTCTGAGGCTTTTAGTGAGGCGTTAGTCTGGCTAGAAGCGACTTTGACAATGAATGGCTTAGTAAATGAAGTAGAACAAAGCACCAGTCGCATCTCTGACTTGGTAGGGGCAATTAAAAACTATTCCTATATGGATCGCGCTGCCGTACAAGAGATAGATCTCCATGAAGGGTTGGACAATACCCTCAAGATTCTGCATCACAAGATTAAGTATGGCGTTAAGGTTAATAAAGAATACAGTACCAAGATTCCCAAGATTTCAGCTTACGGTAGTGAACTCAATCAAGTATGGACAAACCTAATTGATAATGCGATCGATGGCATGGATGGTAAAGGTGAACTAACTATTCGCACTGGCTTAGAAAACAACTGTGTGCTGATCGAAATTATTGATAATGGTGCAGGAATTCCCTCCGAAATCCAGTCCCGCATCTTTGAACCTTTTTTTACCAGTAAAGAAGTAGGCAAGGGAAGCGGTTTGGGTTTAGATATTTCTCGCCGTATTATTATCCAAAAACATCAAGGTAATTTGCGTTTCGAGTCACAACCAGGGAAAACTAACTTTCAAGTCCGTATACCCTTGACAATTGACAATCAATCAAAAGCCTCATAG
- a CDS encoding glycosyltransferase, whose amino-acid sequence MSITFTRNAVLTEAMAFGKPVICSQGAKAVEMIVNGENGFVFDPGRSSKLAEYMGQFLENPHLIEAMGKKSEEIMIAHTPAKATQSFIQALKFVIN is encoded by the coding sequence ATGTCTATCACGTTTACACGTAATGCTGTATTAACTGAAGCAATGGCTTTTGGCAAGCCAGTTATCTGTTCTCAAGGTGCTAAAGCGGTAGAAATGATTGTTAATGGTGAAAATGGCTTTGTCTTCGATCCAGGGCGATCGTCAAAACTAGCTGAGTATATGGGTCAGTTTTTAGAAAATCCTCACTTAATTGAGGCTATGGGGAAAAAATCTGAAGAGATAATGATCGCTCACACACCAGCAAAAGCAACTCAATCTTTTATTCAAGCATTAAAATTTGTTATTAATTAA
- a CDS encoding type II toxin-antitoxin system HicB family antitoxin, producing MLNYSIVIQWSKKDSCFVVTFPEWGEQCQTYGDSYEEALSNGKEVLQLMIASSIEEGIALPEVNTFQGMLQTV from the coding sequence ATGTTAAATTACAGCATAGTTATTCAGTGGTCTAAAAAAGATAGTTGTTTCGTGGTTACTTTTCCAGAGTGGGGAGAACAATGTCAAACCTATGGAGATAGTTACGAAGAAGCACTTAGTAATGGTAAAGAGGTCTTGCAGTTAATGATTGCTTCTTCTATTGAGGAAGGTATAGCTTTGCCAGAGGTTAACACTTTCCAAGGAATGTTACAAACTGTTTGA
- a CDS encoding glycosyltransferase family 4 protein, with protein sequence MGHLIKFKPDVIFANAFTVWAAMAIALKFLFGWKVIIIYEGGSPGIDYRNSSLRLRSRRWLVKLADALVVNGRSAKEYIVDILNAQENRVFDRPFLVPSVKALLQYSENEEP encoded by the coding sequence ATCGGGCATCTAATTAAATTTAAACCAGACGTTATTTTTGCAAATGCTTTTACTGTCTGGGCGGCAATGGCGATCGCACTGAAGTTTTTATTTGGCTGGAAAGTAATTATTATTTATGAAGGAGGATCTCCAGGTATAGACTACCGCAATTCCTCTTTACGTTTGCGATCGCGTCGTTGGCTGGTGAAATTGGCAGATGCTTTAGTAGTTAATGGTCGCTCGGCAAAAGAATATATAGTAGACATATTAAACGCTCAAGAAAACCGAGTATTCGATCGACCCTTTCTAGTACCAAGTGTTAAAGCTTTACTGCAATATAGCGAAAATGAAGAGCCTTAA
- a CDS encoding class I SAM-dependent methyltransferase, giving the protein MPVFCNLLWQEQQAAQNCPKGDIKLAFCQNCGFVENVVFDLTKLEYTEAYQCSLEFSPHFQNYARSLAMQLIERHELQHKKIIEIGCGKGDFLLLLCELGNNYGIGFDQTYVYREYEKFNLMLEFIQDYYSENYANYQGDFIVCRHTLEHIQNPASFLTTLRQTIGENLDTKIFFEVPNAVDTFQNLALRAGSPAL; this is encoded by the coding sequence ATGCCAGTTTTCTGCAATCTTCTTTGGCAAGAGCAACAAGCAGCTCAAAACTGTCCCAAGGGAGATATAAAATTGGCTTTTTGCCAAAATTGTGGATTTGTTGAAAATGTTGTTTTTGACCTAACTAAACTCGAATACACCGAAGCCTACCAATGCTCTTTAGAATTTTCTCCGCACTTTCAAAATTATGCCCGATCTTTAGCAATGCAATTAATTGAGCGACACGAGCTTCAACACAAGAAAATTATTGAAATTGGCTGCGGAAAAGGAGACTTTTTATTATTATTGTGCGAACTAGGTAATAACTATGGCATAGGCTTCGATCAGACTTATGTTTATCGAGAGTATGAAAAATTCAACCTGATGCTTGAATTTATTCAAGACTACTACTCAGAAAATTATGCAAACTATCAAGGAGATTTTATTGTTTGCCGACACACATTAGAGCATATACAGAATCCTGCAAGTTTTCTAACAACTCTAAGACAAACTATAGGAGAAAACCTTGATACCAAGATTTTTTTTGAAGTGCCAAATGCTGTAGATACCTTTCAAAATTTAGCTTTACGTGCGGGAAGCCCCGCGCTGTAG